The Physeter macrocephalus isolate SW-GA unplaced genomic scaffold, ASM283717v5 random_171, whole genome shotgun sequence genomic sequence CCCCTTCTTCCCAAACTGCAGCCAGACTCTGATTCTGCTTCATGGAATGGTCGGCATCACCCCACCCTGTGCCCCACTCTACTTCTAGCCCTCGTAATTCCATCAGCATAAGCGGTACCGGGATCACATCCACAGCTGGTAGGCTGTCAGTTTCCTCTGGAGCAGCCCCACCATCTGGGGCCGGTGGGAGAGGAGGCGGTGAGGGTGGGGGCCCTTTGGGGTTGGTGGCTTCATAGTCCATGAGGAGTAGGGGGGCCTCTGGGGCACCAGAGGAGAGCTGGCCTGGGACCATCTCCATAGTAATCTCAGAGGTTGGCAGAGGAGCAGGGGGAGGACTCCCATCCGGGGCACTAGAATAGGCTGATGTGACGGAGAAAGTGCCATCCGATAGCTCTGAAGGTGAGGAGACGCTGCTCAGACCTGCGAGGTGAGGGAAGGGGGTGAGGGCAGAAGGCGCCACCTGCCCCCTTGCTGCTCTCAACCTCCCTGGCCTTGCTGCTCTTACCTCCCCATCCCCGCTGCCCCCTCTCGCACTCTGTCTCCCACCCTCTGGCTTTCCCCTGGCCTGTCCTCCCACCCACGGTCCCCTCTTAAACCCTCACCAGTGTctgggctggaggagggtggcGACAGGGCAAGCGGGGGCTCAGCTGAAGCGTCCTGTCTCTGCAGTTCCTCAAGACAGCGGGCGAGGCGCACGTGACCCCGGGAATGAGCCACGGACAGGGGCAGGCGGCCCAGAGAGTCGGGAATGCTCAGTGCCTGTCTGTTCCAACGGAAAAGGAGCACGGCAGCCTCCAGGTGGCCCAGGGCACAAGCCCACATCTGAGGAGAagagggtggaggtggaggtgaggcCTGGGGCCCGTCCTCACTCCTTCCCTGTATCCCTCAGAGGATCTTCCCTTTGAAGAACCATTCCCGTTTCTCATTGCCCATGTGCACTCAGGAACCCAGCATCCTCACCAGAGGAGTGCAAGAGAAATGGTCCACGTTGAGTGGGTCAACCTCTTGCTCTAAGTCCAAGCTTCCGGTCTCCACACTCCTGGAGGGTTTGGGAAAGGGACAACAGGGTCCAGTTAGGGAGAAAGGGTGCCCAGTAGAAACTTCAGAATCGAAGGGACTGGGAAGCACTAAGGTCAGTGGGATAAGCAGTCAAAGAGATTAATGAATGTAAGGAAGTCAAGAGATCAGCGTTGTAAGTCACTCCCCCAAGTGCAAACCCTCTTCCAGCCCCTCTTCCTTTCCACAGTGACCCCAGCTCCCATGGCAGGGCTCCAGTTCCTTCTCAGTCCCTGGGCACCCCCGCCCTGCACCCACTGGCCCCGGCTCACCGCCACTGGCTCAGCGTCTCGATGAGGCGGGCGTAGCCCTGGGCAGCGGCCAGGTGCAGCAGGCTCATGCCCCGGAAGGGGCTTCCATGGGCCAGACGTTCAGGACCCCTCCAGGTGGAACGTGGGATCATGCTCTCTACCAAGACTACCACCCGTGcctcgaacccgggcccctggcctTCATCCTGTGGTGCACACACCCTTAGGTAGAGACCTGAGCATCCCCAGCCTGGGATGGCCTTAGCCGCCCCACGCCTGTCCTCTCAGCTTCCAgttctgccctctccccacacgTCCCAGTCTAGGTTCCCACCACTCGGATCTCTGATGGCCCATCAGTCCTCCCAGTTCAAGTTCCTgggtgtcccccacccccaacaggcAGCTTCCTCCAGGTGCCAGACCTCACACCCGCTTGCTCATGTTGTGCCTTCACTTTGGGTCAGATCAGTGCCATATCCACAGATGACTTCTCCCCCCCAGAACTCAGAGTCCTCTCCCAGCCTTCTTCCCTCCGAGACCTGGGACCCCCAGAGCACTGAGCCCCAGCTCCCtggatcccctcccccaccctctccctcacctccacccttcTTCAGGCCAGAATAGTCTGAAGCCTGTCATGCCAAGAGGGTGCCCAGAATAGCCACTCTTGccgcggggcgggggtgggagcagGATGACGTCAGGGAGCAGGCAGGAGGACTGGCTGGGGACTGGAGAGCGAGCGGAGTCACACACTAGAGCCTATTTCTACAGGAAGACCCTCCCCCTGCTCCCTACCGTCGAGTGCCCTCCTCATGGAGGTACCTGAATTGGAGGGGCATCAGGACCCTGGTAGGGGGCCTGCCCAGCTGCTGCAATCTCTGCCATCCGCTTCTCCATCTGCTCCAGTCGCTCCAGGATGGACATCCGGAACTGGTTGTCTGAGAGGGAGTGGACATGGGGGGATCAGTGGGCAGAGTCTAGGGGATGCCCTAGACACCAAAACTGGACCCTGTTCCAGAGTCTGGGTGGTGAAGACACAATCATatcctttcctcctctccaaACAGCGGCCCTTTACCCACCCACCTTCTGGATACAGCCCCCCAGGACCAGTCCTCAAACTAGGGGTCTTCATACTATCCATCGACCTAGGACCTGAATCCAGAACCAAGACTGTGTCCTTCAAGACACACAGACAGTAGGACTCCCCACAGGGAATCCAGCCCTAGCTGCCccagatctctctctccctctctccctccctccctccctccctccctctctctctctccccccaagatctctctctctctctctccccagatctctctctctctctctctctctctctctctctctcacacacacacacacacacacacacacacacacacacacacacacacacacacacacacacacggaatccAGCCCTAGCTGCCccagatctctctctccctctctccctccctccctccctccctccctctctctctctccccccaagatctctctctctctctctccccagatctctctctctctctctctctctctctctctctctctcacacacacacacacacacacacacacacacacacacacgctcccaGCCTTCTTCCAGGTGACGGTTCAGTCCCTTCTTGCCCCAGACACTACCTCTGTAGTGGGCTGGGGCTCAAGGACTCCAGGGTCCCTCCTCTCTGTTAACCACTGCCCCAAAGAGCTCAGAGACTGTGATTTGAAAAgcaccaccccctcctcctggccccccGCAGCTGTCCACAAAGAGGatggcggggaggggaggtgacAGAGATGGATGGCCACGTCCattcctccccccccccaccccatgcacaAATGCACACGCGCACATGCACACATCCCAAGCTATATCTGTTCCCTCCTGAGATCACACAAGGAcaaggaggggaggcaggaggggatcAGAGCCACGGGGAAACAGAGAAACCGGTGCAGGCTGGGGATGTTCTGAGATGCCAGGACAGAAGGGCATGAAGGTAGAGAGGGGacagtggggaggaggtggagagggatGAGCAGAGACTCAGGTGTGACAGGAGAGTGTGGAAGAGATAAacgaggagaggagagaaagggcaaAGGAGAGCTGGGGGATGTACCAAACAGGCGATAAGGAAGAGGGGAAGTTAAGACAAGGGTCcaaggagaaatggaaagaagagggaggcaggagacccACAGGAGAGACGGTAAAGCACAGATTAGATAGGGACAGGAGGAGACGGAGACAAGCAAACCTTGAGAAAGAAGCAGATGCGGAGAGAAACAATTCTGAAAGCCACAGGAGGGATAACCAGCAAAAGGGACAAACACAGTTCTCGAtttaaacaaatacacacacgtacacacatacatgtgtatatatgtgcacctctgtataagaaaatatattaaaggtgTTGTATATTACTGAGCAATGTTATAgtcaattttcattttctactttgtgcttttctgtaatTTCAAAATTTCCTATAATAAACGCCTATCTCtataattagagaaaaaaatgataagaaagttTAAATACGTGTTTaggtacatatacacactcatgtGTATCCCATGTATGTTGCTCTACACCCTGTTGCTGCCCCTCCCATCCTTTGAGATGCAGAGGACAGGACAAGCACTGGGACAAAGCTGGCTCCAAGATTTACAGGGAAGAGGAGGTGAAGGAAGTTTGCCGCCTCATTCAGAAATGACCAATGAAGCAGGAGCTGGGAAGAGTGGTAAAGCAGGCGCAAGGCAGTGGCTGCCTGAGTCCTGAGGGGTCTAGGAACATGACATGCTCAAAGGTTGTGGGGTCAGAGGGCTAGGTACTCACCGTCCAGTGACAACCAGTCAAGCTGAGTACTAGGCAGTGACAGGAATCGGCGGGCTCGATACTCAAAGAGCACAGAAGCAGAAAGGGGTCCCTCCCGCCCTGCCACCTGCAAAGACACCAGCCCAACCTCATGGGCTGGGGAGGGCAAGGATCAGCGAGGGGGCTCTCTTTCCTGGGCTCTTTCTCTGACCCCCTGTGTCAGGGTCACAGGTGATCATTTCACATCTACCTCCCCTACTCCCCCTGCTGTGGGCCCCAGAGGCTCCTGGCTTCAGTGGCCTTGGCACGAACTGGGGAGGGATTCCCTTCATTTGAGAACTTAATACCTACAATAGGCCAGAGACCCCTTGGGTTCCAGACCCTGTACTTCACGATGTTGTTGTTCAGCACCAAGGTATAGAAGCAGAGGATCAAGAAACACCTAAACTTATAAACAATTTGATGATGGTGAAATCTCTTGATTCCCCAAGATCAAGGTCCAGAGGTCATAACCCTGTTACTAAGATGTGGGAAGGAATTAGCTGCTCACCAACAGGGTCTAATAAGAGCACTTTCCCAGGGTCTCAATGTCTGTAGCCTTGAGAATGAAACCACCAGGTCCTGGACCCAAGACCAGAAGCTGAGATTCCCAATTCCTAGCTTCTCTGGTCTCAGCCCCTCTCCTGAAATCCACCATTTGAACAGGGCTGTTGAGACTGGGGGAGGACACACTCATAGACAGCAAAGCTGTCAACCTGTCACTCTAGTGGTCCTTAGGGTCCCGCAGCAACATTGCTGAGTGCCGGGTAAGGGGCAAAGTTGGTGGCAAAAGGGCAGAGATGAGCCTTGGCAATGACATCTAGACTGGGGCTGTCCAAAAGAACTTTTTCTCAGTGATAGAAACATTCTgcatctgcactgtccaataggGCAGCACTAGCACGTGTGGCCACTGAGCACCCAAAATGTGGTTAGTGTGATGGAAGAAGtgaattttagggcttccctggtggcacagtggttaagaatctacctaccaatgcaagggacacaggttcgagccctggcccaggaagggcatcccacatgccacggagcaactaagcccgtgcgccacaactactgagcctgagctctagagcccgcaagccacaactactgagcccacgtgccacaactactgaagcctgcgcacctagagtccgtgctctgcaacacgggacagccatgacaatgagaagcccgcgcaccacaacgaagagtagccccctctcaccgcaactagagaaaagcccgcgcacagcaacgaagacccaacacagccaaaggaaaaaaaaaaagttaattaaaaaaaaaagagaagtgaattttaaattttatttaattttaattcatttcaataggcacatgtggctaatggccaccatattggacagcacaggtctACAAGCCAATGTCCTTCAGTCCCAAGACTGGTTGGAAGAGACCAACATCTCTCCCTTCTCATTCTCCCAAGAACTCCCTGGATTGGAGCCAGAGGGCCTGGACAGACATTAGAGACTCCTTGGGTCAAATGCGTGACCTTACAGAAGGGGAGGCCAAGGACCTAAAAAAGGAAcagacttacccaaggtcaccagTCAGCTAAGAAGTAGATTTCTTAGACCAGAACTAGACCTTCTGACACCTAAGCTCAGAGTAATCTGCCTGCCGGCGGACCACAGGGCTCAGCCCCAGGACTGGATGAGGTCCTTCCACTCTCAGGAACAACCCAACACATTTGTTCCCAGTGCTTCCTGGAAGTCCTAACTGTCCTATCTTAGTCCCTTCCCCTACCATTCCCAGTCCCCATACCGGGACAGTAGCAGCGTAAGACACCAGGCTGGACAAGTGAGGCTGGCACTGCGATGTGATCGAAGACGCAGGAGTAATGCTCGGCGGCCTCTGTCCAAGGTCCTGTGATGAGCACCTTGACCCCACCCTGCAGACGGAAGTCAGAGAGCAGTGCAACTGGAGCTCTCTCTGTTGATTATCCCTTCACTCTcactccctcattcattcattcagaccCTGAGAGAGTATCTACTGTCCTCGGTACACCCCTGGGTCTGGGGTGCAGGGACTGGACAGGACCCAGTGGAGTGAACTCAACCCACTGTCCCTTCTCCCCACACTCCTGTCCTCTACCTGAATCTGCCAGAAATGGTGAACTCATTGCCTCCCCCAAGGCTACCAACCCATTTGCAGAAAGCTGTCACTGGAAGGAAGTCCTTTTCTCAGGCCCCCTCTGGACCCCCACTGTAGTTCCTGCTTTCCCTCCCTGGAGCAGCAAAAAGCAGAACTTGTCCACTGCTGAACACAGCCTTTCAGCTTCCCAAAGTCTGCAATCACATCCCAGgtgtattttctcttctccaggctgAGTTGTCccagtccctccccaccccaggaaaCAGTCACCAAGGAATGAAGTGCCCTGGGGCACGTGAGGGACTCACTCAATCACAATTCCCAggtaggaggaggagggagggagaaagggttAGTCAGAGGACCTATGAAAATGGGAAAGGAGCTACACTCTATGAAAAATAGAGGTTGGGAAGAGAACTAAGCAGCCGTGGGAACTGAGGGAAACTAGGTCACAGACCACGGGGTAAGAgggatgcaggagggaggagagaggcctgaGACTCACCTCAGGGTAGGACCACTCTGGGGAGAAGTCTGTGATGGTGCTAAGAGCAGGAGAgagctggggggctggggcagggccacTCGGAGCTTCGTCACTGATGAGTTCTCCCATGAGGTCAGggaatgatgaaagactgaaggGCTCCAGTTCACTGGCCCCAGCAGCTCCTCCAAACAAGGCCTCCCCTCTTCCTACTCTGCCCGATGGCTCCAAGGGGGCAGGTGAGGGTGCGGGTGAAGGAGGGGGTGAAGGTACAGGGGGGGCAGCCCCCTGGGCCTTGAGCTCCTCCCCACTGCCATCATCCTGAATGAAGAAGCAGTTTCCTCTTCTCCCGCCTGCTCCGGGCTGTGGAGGGGGACCCCGAGCAGCTGCCTGGGGCTCCAGGGCAGCAGCGGGCTCTAGGGCAGGACAGGGGGTATGGGCGGCCTCTGTCTCAGGGAAGTCTGGGCTTaccccctgccctcctccatATGTCTGGCCCCTCTGTGGGCTGTTGAGAAAACGATCCGGGtcaaaggcagggctgggaggagctGGCGGGGCAGAGGGCTCAGAGCCTACGACTACAGCCAAGCTCATGGAAGGCCTAGGATCGGCCTGGGAAGCCAAGTGCCTGGTGGGCGTCAAGCCCCCAGTTCGCTGCTCCAGTCCCGTCAGGAGGAGGATAGCGGTGCCTCCTGTCGAAGAACCCCCTCGGGAGGTGGGAGGGCTAGGTCTGATCTCTAGGGGTTCCGCAAAGccggaggaagaggaggaagaggaagaagaagatggGGAGGTATGTGCCTTGGGGAGCTCTGGGGGAAGTGGGGCTACCAGTGGAGGGGGTTcggggggatggggatgggggacaGAGGTCAGGGTTAAAGCTCGGGGCTCCACTTTGGGAGAGATGATGCGGTGTTTCGTGCTGCTGCATTTGTGGGTAAGGCTCCCAGAACCTGCAGTggaaggggtggtggggagagaagggataCGACACATCTTTCTCCAGCCTTCCCTTACTGGAAAGCTTTCATGCATTTCCTGAGATGTCACTCAATACCAGAGGTGTCATGCTGATTATGGCCACTGGGAGGCGGCAGAAatatttctcctccccctccctcctgctggaGGAGCACTGTAGGAGAGGATTGAGGGCTTGGGGGAATAGCTGAGAGAAATAGGTAAAGGCatagaaaaaggacaaaagaacAGAACCAAATGGGTAACAACTAAGAATAAAGCTAAGCCTGTGTGTAAGTGGTAGTGCTAGGGTGGCCAGGAGCTGCTATATGAAGAAAGCAAATAGAGAGCCTGGGCTGCCAGGAATCAAGTAAAAGGAACTCGGCAGTGTGCAGATGGGAAGGCCTCTGCTCATCTGGCCCATCTTTCTGGAACATGCAAAAGACATGCAAATAAGCATGCAAATCCCAGCTATCCCCCCTGGTGTGAGTAAGGGCAGCACACTAGGAGGGAGGGGGGTTCCAAGGTCAGGGGTTACTAACCAAGGCCCCCActgcagagacaggcatgagTTCGGGGTGCAGGCTTGGTTGGGTGGGTGTCCAGGATCTGCTGCACCAGCTGCTCTACAGAGAACTCCTCTGTCCCGTTCCCACAGCTCCACTTGATGCCATGAACTAGAGGAGAGTTGGAGGGAAGTGCTGTGGGACCCCCACAAAATAGTCACCAGGGAACCTTGATGGCTCTTCCAAGCACCTGAGATGCTCTAAGACTTCTGGCCAGGTGAACAGAGGCCAGCAGCCTCAAGACGGCTCCGACCTGTAGCTCACAGCTGCCCTCCATATTCCAACACCTTAGATCACACCAGGGACACTggtacccacccacccacccaggaaAGACCCCTCCTGGCTTGGGGGGAAATGGTCACCCCACAGACTCCTGAGTATAGAACCCTGGCCCCTTTGGGAGCTCCCTATGTCCACTCTCCCCATTGAGAGCTGTCCTAGCCCTGCTGCCTTACACATGGGCTTCAGCTGTCCCAACAGCTCCTCCCGGGACCACTTGAGCCACTCTCGACGGTCGCTGCTGATGGAACAAAAGATGGGGCTGCAGCCCTTTCCACAATCCTCCAGGGCTGGGACGTTCAGGTAGTGCACAAGGACGATGTCAGGGTTCTGAGAGCACAAGGGTACATGCAGAGTGCTATGGGGTCCTGCTGCCCAGGGGTTCAGCCTCCTAGTCCTCACTTTCTTCCCAGGCACCCCCGACCTCACCCCCCAAGTTCTGGCTCTCTCCATCCCCaaacccctttctcttcttcccagtCTCCTTTTCCCGCTCAGAACCTAATCATCCTTCCACTTCATTCTTGCAGGCCCCCACCTCCCTCAAAGAGCCAGGTAGACTCTGTCTCCCTGAGCTCTTCCATCCTCACCTGGAGCAGCCAGTAGCAGCGCCGATGGAATGTGGGGACGATGGAAGAGTGAACGTAGCAGCCATAGAGACACTGCCAGGagacaggctggggtggggggagggctagTCTGCTCCCCAACTCTTCCTCTGTTCAGTCCCTTTGCAGGAATCCCAATCTTTCCACCAGTTCCTCTTtcaccctcacccacccccacctaTTCCCCACATCTTTCAAATCCCAGCACCCCAAGTCACCCCGGGACAGAGAGGAGGGAACAGTGGGGCCAGGGCTTTACAACAAGGACCAGATTTGCCATATGGGACTATCCAAAAATCAGAGAGCATGGCAACAACACATCCAAGATGAGGAGCAATGATTTGAGGGAAGAGAAACCTGTTCTTGGAGGGTCAGTACTCAGACCTctgagggaaatgcaagagaagtAAGGGGACTGGGCATCTGTGTCCTCCAGAGGGAGGTGTGGCCTAAGTCCTGGAGAACTGGGTCATGGAGGGAAATGGGAAGCAGAGAGTGGGCTAAGCAACCACCTAGTGGATCCAAAGTGAGTGAGAAGGGAAGAGTGACTGGGAGGGTGGTAGACAGAGAATGTCACCAAGCCCTGGCAGGGCTGGAACCCAACTAGCGGGGAGAAGGAGGGCCAGGGCAGGTGAGCTGGAGGCCTCGCTTACCTCCATGCCCTGGACCTTCAGCTTCATGTGGTCCTCTCGGGTGGTCTTCCCATCCTTCCGCTTCTTCCAGAGGTAACCATCTTTCCGGTATTTCACCTTCTTGCGGTTGTAGAGGATAATAGAGCCATTCTGAGGCctgaggagggaaggattggccTCGAGTTCTGTGTACAGAACCCAGGATCCCTGCCACTCCCCACCTTCACAAAATTTCTCACCTTGTCTTGGGTGCACAGGATAGCCACTCATCATGCTTCTCGAAGGTGATCAAGTAGGATGCAATCTCCTGCAGGAGAAGAGGCACTCAGGTGGGTGTCCCCTTTCCAAAGTCTCAGGCTGGCCTCTTGGTCTCTCTCATCTATACCTCGGGGATAACAACAGCGTCTGCTCTACAGCGTCCTTggaggactgaatgagataatgcaggACAAGTACTGAGCACGGTGCTTGGTTTGTAGGAAATACTTTGTAAGTGGTAGATAGTATCTTTACACAGGTGGATATGCCAAGGAGAAGCAAGCTACTACAAGATGCAGGGCTTTATACCTCTCTTATGATCTTCAAAGAGCCTTGAGAATGTCGACAGGCACAGCAAGACCCCCATTCACACTCCTCCAGCCCACCAGGCCCTGCTACGCCCTAATCCCCCAGGCTCCCTAGAAAACCTCATTTGTATTCCACCGTAGCCGCTCTGGAGGCAGCAGCGCACAGCGAGGAAGACACTCCAGCAGCTTCTTGGGTAGAAAGATCTTCAGGTGGTGGCTGTTCTCTAGAGGGGATGAGAAGGGAGGACTTAGGGTGCTGCTCCTGATATCCCTGTGATAATCCAGGGGAAAAGGGCCAAATCCAGAgcatggggcggggtggggcggggtgggaagGTGGGATGAAATGGTGACAAGGAGAGCAGGGACCCAAGAATTAGAAGGTCACCATCACTTGGGGAGAAAAAACGGCTGTGCCCAAACTGCGAACCTGGAGTATGAACTCACCAGCAACCTCGGTGGTGTCCTTGGTATTCATGGTGAGGGCTCCAGGGGGCAAGGTCACCCCCGGCCTgaggggccggggggagggggagtctgTGCTGGGAAGGGAGAGAACAAGGTCATGGCAGAAGCCTCCTCACTGTCCAGGATGAGAAGGATGAGGTGGGAGACCAGGTACAGAACTGGGTCGCGATATCTAAGAAAGATGAGGAAGCGAGAGGAAGGGACTGGACCATGATGTCAGAGTACAGCCAGGGAATGGAGGAGAGGGAAAACCCAGACATGGTGCCAGGAACCAACCGAGTGGGAGACACAACAGAACAGAGTAATCAGGAAGAGACcggcagggtgggggaggggagaaggccgGCGGGGCTGGCGTTGGGCTCTTGCGAGTCTGAGGCTACGGTGAGGTCAGGTCCTGGGGCTGGGACTCAGAGCATCCGGTTCTTGGAGGATGCTTTGGCAAATGAGAGCCTGGATGCTGCGGGGAGGGCAGGAGATCTAAGTCCGGGTGGAGAGCTAGGCCTTAGAAGACACACCCTGAGTTACTTCTCTATTTGATTTTTTCGAAGGTGAAGGGCAGATCTTACAACTGATCTTAACCTACATCCTTCCCTCCAGATTGGTCAGGGCCTGGTAGAATCTGGGCTAGACACCAGGACCCAGCTACCCACCCTCAGGACAACCCATCCTCCATCCTGAGGCTGACCGCCCTGTGCACCCCGCCGCACCTCTCTCCCCAAAGCCTCTGCCTCCCTCGGCCTCCAGACCTACTCTACTCCATCTACCACTCTGGCTCCAGCCTGAGCCCCCACCCTCCTGGGGGAACAGATGGAGGCTGGAGGATGCTCTCAGCGCGGGCTCCACCAGGTGtccggggatggggaaggagaagaggccCGTCCGAGCTCGGCTGTGAGCACTGGAGCCTGGGTTGGGGTAAGGACTCCGCCCTAGGGCGCAGGTGCGCAGTCCAGGATGGGGAGCCGGCCAGGGTGCGAAGCGGGCCCGGGGGCGACCCCCCCACGGCGGGGCGGTGGTCCCCGGAGACGCTCCGAGGTGGGAGGGTCCCGCCTCCCTCCCGCATGGAGGGATGTCCTGCAGGAGATGCGGAGCAAAGTCCGCGGACGCGTGGCGGGCAAGGGGCAGTGCGGGTGCCGGGGTGCGGGGGTCCCCGGAACGGTCCTGCCCGGCAGGTCCGCCGTGGGGCCCTGCGCCGAGCTGCGCCCCCTGGCGCGGGGAAGGAGGACGGAAGCGGGGAGTGGGGGCGAACCGGGAGAGGGCCGGTGGTCCCCGGCGCGGCGCGCAACGTCCGGGCCGGTGGAGCTGCGCCCCCTGGCGCGGGGGCGGAGAGGCGGGCGAGAGGCCCCGGATCTTACCTCCCGGGGTCCCGCGGGTGACGGCGGCAGCGGCCATTCTACCCCACACCGACCCCCCCCCAGCGCCGGCTGACAGCGGCGTCCGACGTCACTGCGCACGGGGCGGGGCCTCCCAATTAAGGGGATGGGGGTCGGAACGGGAGCCTGGGGTCAGCACACGTAGGGCTCTGGGCGGGGCGCTGGCTGGAGGGACTCGGCTTCCAGGGCCCCGAGCCAGGCGGAGGGACGGACTGCCGGGAAGTCCCGGAAGGGGCAGCAGCGCTGAGGGGCAGGATGCGGGGTCCTGGAGGCGGAAGCTGGGCCGATTGACGTGACCTCGGCCAGAAGAGTGGGGCGCGGGCGGCCGGCAGCGCCGGGCGGGGAACGCTGGAGCCGGCAGGACTTTTTTCGGGCACAACTCcttgaatttgggggacacagcCCGACTTTATTTTAGCGGGGTCCTCACGAAGGTGAAAGGAGCCCTCGCGCCCCACAAGCCTCTTCATCACTACTTCGCGGAGAGAAAGACAACTCCGGGCTCAACTTGCTTGCTTTTTAATAACAGAACAAGAAGAGAACACAGCGGCAGGGAGCCGGCCTGCGGGACGACAG encodes the following:
- the CAMTA2 gene encoding calmodulin-binding transcription activator 2 isoform X2 — encoded protein: MNTKDTTEVAENSHHLKIFLPKKLLECLPRCALLPPERLRWNTNEEIASYLITFEKHDEWLSCAPKTRPQNGSIILYNRKKVKYRKDGYLWKKRKDGKTTREDHMKLKVQGMECLYGCYVHSSIVPTFHRRCYWLLQNPDIVLVHYLNVPALEDCGKGCSPIFCSISSDRREWLKWSREELLGQLKPMFHGIKWSCGNGTEEFSVEQLVQQILDTHPTKPAPRTHACLCSGGLGSGSLTHKCSSTKHRIISPKVEPRALTLTSVPHPHPPEPPPLVAPLPPELPKAHTSPSSSSSSSSSSGFAEPLEIRPSPPTSRGGSSTGGTAILLLTGLEQRTGGLTPTRHLASQADPRPSMSLAVVVGSEPSAPPAPPSPAFDPDRFLNSPQRGQTYGGGQGVSPDFPETEAAHTPCPALEPAAALEPQAAARGPPPQPGAGGRRGNCFFIQDDGSGEELKAQGAAPPVPSPPPSPAPSPAPLEPSGRVGRGEALFGGAAGASELEPFSLSSFPDLMGELISDEAPSGPAPAPQLSPALSTITDFSPEWSYPEGGVKVLITGPWTEAAEHYSCVFDHIAVPASLVQPGVLRCYCPAHEVGLVSLQVAGREGPLSASVLFEYRARRFLSLPSTQLDWLSLDDNQFRMSILERLEQMEKRMAEIAAAGQAPYQGPDAPPIQDEGQGPGFEARVVVLVESMIPRSTWRGPERLAHGSPFRGMSLLHLAAAQGYARLIETLSQWRSVETGSLDLEQEVDPLNVDHFSCTPLMWACALGHLEAAVLLFRWNRQALSIPDSLGRLPLSVAHSRGHVRLARCLEELQRQDASAEPPLALSPPSSSPDTGLSSVSSPSELSDGTFSVTSAYSSAPDGSPPPAPLPTSEITMEMVPGQLSSGAPEAPLLLMDYEATNPKGPPPSPPPLPPAPDGGAAPEETDSLPAVDVIPVDMISLAKQIIEATPERIKREDFVGLPEAGAPMRERTGAVGLSETMSWLASYLENVDHFPSSAPPSELPFERGRLAIPPAPSWAEFLSASASGKMESDFALLTLSDHEQRELYEAARVIQTAFRKYKGRRLKEQQEVAAAVIQRCYRKYKQFALYKKMTQAAILIQSKFRSYYEQKRFQQSRRAAVLIQQHYRSYRRRPGPPHRPTGTLPARNKGSFLTKKQDQAARKIMRFLRRCRHRMRELKQNQELEGLPQPGLAT
- the CAMTA2 gene encoding calmodulin-binding transcription activator 2 isoform X4, yielding MNTKDTTEVAENSHHLKIFLPKKLLECLPRCALLPPERLRWNTNEEIASYLITFEKHDEWLSCAPKTRPQNGSIILYNRKKVKYRKDGYLWKKRKDGKTTREDHMKLKVQGMEPVSWQCLYGCYVHSSIVPTFHRRCYWLLQNPDIVLVHYLNVPALEDCGKGCSPIFCSISSDRREWLKWSREELLGQLKPMFHGIKWSCGNGTEEFSVEQLVQQILDTHPTKPAPRTHACLCSGGLGSGSLTHKCSSTKHRIISPKVEPRALTLTSVPHPHPPEPPPLVAPLPPELPKAHTSPSSSSSSSSSSGFAEPLEIRPSPPTSRGGSSTGGTAILLLTGLEQRTGGLTPTRHLASQADPRPSMSLAVVVGSEPSAPPAPPSPAFDPDRFLNSPQRGQTYGGGQGVSPDFPETEAAHTPCPALEPAAALEPQAAARGPPPQPGAGGRRGNCFFIQDDGSGEELKAQGAAPPVPSPPPSPAPSPAPLEPSGRVGRGEALFGGAAGASELEPFSLSSFPDLMGELISDEAPSGPAPAPQLSPALSTITDFSPEWSYPEPMRLGWCLCRWQGGRDPFLLLCSLSIEPADSCHCLVLSLTGCHWTTTSSGCPSWSDWSRWRSGWQRLQQLGRPPTRVLMPLQFRSVETGSLDLEQEVDPLNVDHFSCTPLMWACALGHLEAAVLLFRWNRQALSIPDSLGRLPLSVAHSRGHVRLARCLEELQRQDASAEPPLALSPPSSSPDTGLSSVSSPSELSDGTFSVTSAYSSAPDGSPPPAPLPTSEITMEMVPGQLSSGAPEAPLLLMDYEATNPKGPPPSPPPLPPAPDGGAAPEETDSLPAVDVIPVDMISLAKQIIEATPERIKREDFVGLPEAGAPMRERTGAVGLSETMSWLASYLENVDHFPSSAPPSELPFERGRLAIPPAPSWAEFLSASASGKMESDFALLTLSDHEQRELYEAARVIQTAFRKYKGRRLKEQQEVAAAVIQRCYRKYKQFALYKKMTQAAILIQSKFRSYYEQKRFQQSRRAAVLIQQHYRSYRRRPGPPHRPTGTLPARNKGSFLTKKQDQAARKIMRFLRRCRHRMRELKQNQELEGLPQPGLAT